The window TTTCCGCATCACATTGGTACAACGCTCAGGCCACCCCAACATCACTTGGGGTGGTTTTTTTATACCCAATCACAATTGGTTTGGGAAATATGCGTACTGAAAACCCTTGATAATCAAGGAAATCAAATCCTGTAAACCTCCAAATCTTGTGAATCTTGGTGTAATTTTGGCGGTCAAGCAATGGCCTCAGCAGCATCATAGCCTGTTTGGAGTGCGCCTTCCATAAAGCCTTGCCAATCGGCTAGGTGTTCGCCGGCAAAGTATACTTTGCGAAACCGCCGCTGAAGCGTTTCGTATTCATCAAACCACTGCTTGCGCCCATAAAAAGCATAAGCGCCTTGGGTATAGCGATCAGTGCCCCAATAATAGCTCACCACTCTTTGTGCCAAAGGCGCAGTAGCACCAAAAACGGGTTTTAGGGCTTGGTCTATGGCCTGTATTTTTTGAGTATCATTGTATTTGCTCATTACATAGGCGCGGTCGCCCACCGCATAGGAAGTCAACACCCCACCATTACCAGCTTGGTTTTTGGTACTATGAAAGAAATATTGTGGCAGGGTATCGCTGAGAAGGTCAAAAGCTTCATCGTTCCAAAATCGCTCCCGATAAAGTACAGAGGTTTTGATAATTCGGGAGTACTGCAAAGCACTAAGGGCCTCACGTGTATTGGGTGGTAGCGGAGGGTCAAAAATCACTCGGCTCAGCGCCCAAGTAGGCAGGGTACAAATCACCGCATCGGCCTCAAAGCTAGTGCCATTGGCACAACCAACAGTGACCTTAGCCCCGCGTTGTTGGATACTAATGACCTCGTGCTCAAGATAGAGGTTTTCGCTGCCCAGTGTAGAGACTAGGGCTTCGATAAGGCGGCTATTGCCTCCTTCAATACGCCAGTCCATCTCGT of the Eisenibacter elegans DSM 3317 genome contains:
- a CDS encoding flavin monoamine oxidase family protein, with protein sequence MKRRYFLKATALAATATAIAPQTLLASQVNSTAKKKVIILGGGIAGLGAAYRLQQLGLDFTVIEGRKRLGGRIFTHTIDPEAGQTIELGAEWIGNSHTQMRELCKALNIKLVDHRFETHLLLDGQHQKPGAWSLDPQWERSFKQQISDFNEKLGRSDYKDLDRVSWRQYLQERNISERDLEVLELFHSTDFGEDIRHVSAYAALSEYAESSEKNEMDWRIEGGNSRLIEALVSTLGSENLYLEHEVISIQQRGAKVTVGCANGTSFEADAVICTLPTWALSRVIFDPPLPPNTREALSALQYSRIIKTSVLYRERFWNDEAFDLLSDTLPQYFFHSTKNQAGNGGVLTSYAVGDRAYVMSKYNDTQKIQAIDQALKPVFGATAPLAQRVVSYYWGTDRYTQGAYAFYGRKQWFDEYETLQRRFRKVYFAGEHLADWQGFMEGALQTGYDAAEAIA